In uncultured Methanobrevibacter sp., a genomic segment contains:
- a CDS encoding PP2C family protein-serine/threonine phosphatase: MIRKEIFISRKFIVALSMIITLVTIILENAVFGGYVIFYEFGFLPVLTLILGPYGAVGFILIEIPYWIISLGETNITGMLINVVLIIIIGILPWKLWYSIYPKQPVEVLNINRLANFVKLAIILAVFILQYIFFFQTNLQMFASATVSLEYGNIAAGVILLLIGIIIWNRYELPYFTPNTQLKRIMPDYIYDIFLLIALIIEAGALLSFYHNNTHLSFVVLLIIVIFLFKPYDEEVFKLNKTSKLNIFSKVTISIFAVMVIISAILSTISVIAMMGGIDLGLFVFEFLESFLRLLLIFILLLIIYMMFLEKRVVKPIQQLSRYLSSDISNLKNNKDLNDYLKNIKGNNEVKSLSESLVNMENELYDYSQNLIQLTKETERFETELNLAHEIQNSMIPTDFDEFSKDKNISLWGSMKAAREVGGDFYDYFEIDDENIGFVIGDVSGKGVTAALIMVKAMTSIQDFSNEYDDLSEAFFRINNELCKGNVEELFVTCWLGKLNIKTGELSYVNAGHNSPLIKQGNDGFKYLDTEHGLVLAVMEDMPYEKHTIQLKPGDSLFLYTDGVTEANIDYNGFYGEERLENILNSHKDDDLDNIIKSIDEDINDFYNGGDLFDDTTMFVIRFGKQN; encoded by the coding sequence ATGATTAGAAAAGAAATATTCATTTCAAGAAAGTTTATTGTTGCTTTATCAATGATAATCACTCTTGTGACCATCATTCTGGAAAATGCTGTGTTTGGGGGATATGTAATCTTTTATGAGTTTGGTTTTCTTCCTGTTTTAACCCTGATTTTGGGTCCATATGGAGCGGTCGGTTTTATTCTCATTGAAATACCTTATTGGATAATCTCATTAGGGGAAACTAATATAACTGGAATGTTAATAAATGTTGTGCTAATTATAATTATAGGAATACTTCCCTGGAAACTATGGTACTCCATATATCCAAAACAACCTGTAGAAGTTCTCAATATCAACAGATTGGCCAACTTTGTTAAACTTGCAATCATTTTGGCAGTTTTCATATTACAGTACATTTTCTTCTTTCAAACAAACCTCCAAATGTTTGCCAGTGCCACAGTATCATTGGAATATGGAAATATTGCAGCGGGAGTTATACTATTGTTAATTGGTATAATAATATGGAACAGATATGAACTTCCGTATTTTACTCCAAATACACAACTGAAAAGAATAATGCCTGATTATATATATGACATATTTCTTTTAATTGCATTGATTATAGAAGCGGGTGCTCTTTTATCATTTTATCACAACAATACCCATTTAAGTTTTGTAGTATTGCTGATAATTGTCATATTCCTATTTAAACCATACGATGAGGAGGTCTTCAAATTAAACAAGACCTCAAAACTAAATATCTTCTCAAAGGTAACTATCTCAATATTTGCAGTAATGGTAATAATTTCTGCAATATTATCCACCATATCTGTCATCGCCATGATGGGTGGTATAGACCTTGGGTTATTTGTTTTTGAATTTCTGGAATCTTTTTTAAGACTATTATTGATATTTATCCTTCTACTAATAATATACATGATGTTTTTGGAAAAAAGAGTAGTAAAACCTATTCAACAATTGTCCAGATATCTGTCAAGTGACATTAGTAATCTAAAAAATAATAAGGATCTAAATGATTATTTAAAAAATATCAAAGGTAACAATGAAGTCAAGTCATTGTCTGAATCCTTGGTTAATATGGAAAATGAACTGTATGATTACAGTCAAAATTTAATCCAATTAACAAAAGAAACCGAAAGATTTGAAACCGAACTGAATCTGGCTCATGAGATTCAAAATTCAATGATACCTACCGATTTTGATGAGTTCTCTAAAGACAAAAATATTTCCCTATGGGGATCCATGAAAGCTGCCCGTGAAGTGGGAGGGGACTTTTATGACTATTTTGAAATAGATGATGAGAATATCGGTTTTGTCATTGGAGATGTGAGCGGCAAGGGAGTTACGGCCGCACTAATTATGGTAAAGGCCATGACCTCAATTCAGGACTTTTCAAATGAGTATGATGACCTCTCAGAAGCGTTTTTCAGAATAAACAATGAGCTTTGCAAAGGCAATGTGGAGGAGCTTTTTGTTACCTGCTGGCTCGGTAAACTCAACATAAAAACAGGAGAACTTTCCTATGTCAATGCAGGCCATAATTCTCCATTGATTAAGCAGGGAAATGATGGGTTCAAATATCTGGATACAGAACACGGACTAGTGCTGGCAGTAATGGAGGACATGCCTTATGAAAAACATACCATACAGTTGAAGCCTGGAGATTCATTGTTCCTATACACAGACGGAGTTACCGAAGCAAACATTGACTATAATGGATTTTATGGTGAGGAAAGGCTTGAAAACATTTTGAATAGTCATAAGGATGATGATTTGGACAATATCATTAAATCAATTGATGAGGACATCAACGATTTCTACAATGGTGGAGACCTGTTTGACGATACGACAATGTTTGTCATCAGGTTTGGAAAGCAAAATTAG